In one window of Halomarina pelagica DNA:
- the aceA gene encoding isocitrate lyase, protein MTNDNGTDKVASRVRSTETGIREIDNEAGREFRELLDSQQYVFAPGLYHALDARLSEMAGHDAVYMSGYSTVLGQFGFPDLEMVTMTEMVENAKRIVEATNLPVVADCDTGYGGIHNVRRAVREYEKAGVAAVHIEDQTSPKRCGHIAGKQIVPREEARARFEAAVDAKQSEDTVIIARTDAYGSANGDWEEHLERGRIYADAGVDLVWPEMPDPSREDAVEYAETIHETHPDLKLAFNYSSSFAWSEEEDPLTFAELGDLGYKYVFITLFALHSGAHAVYEDLKNLSENAEEGQFDLEGRYLGHETESHHQLSFVPRYQDIEAQFDPEAQERMQRSAGFKEEESDPISSSTDDD, encoded by the coding sequence ATGACAAACGACAACGGCACGGACAAGGTTGCGAGTCGCGTTCGGAGTACCGAGACGGGGATCCGCGAGATCGACAACGAGGCGGGCCGGGAGTTCCGCGAGCTACTCGACTCCCAGCAGTACGTCTTCGCGCCCGGACTGTATCACGCCCTCGACGCCCGACTGTCGGAGATGGCCGGTCACGACGCGGTCTACATGAGCGGCTACTCGACGGTCCTCGGGCAGTTCGGCTTCCCGGACCTCGAGATGGTGACGATGACGGAGATGGTCGAGAACGCGAAGCGGATCGTGGAGGCGACCAACCTCCCGGTCGTCGCCGACTGCGACACCGGGTACGGCGGCATCCACAACGTGCGACGCGCCGTCCGCGAGTACGAGAAGGCGGGCGTCGCGGCCGTCCACATCGAGGACCAGACCTCGCCGAAGCGCTGCGGCCACATCGCGGGCAAGCAGATCGTCCCCCGCGAGGAGGCCCGCGCCCGCTTCGAGGCCGCGGTGGACGCGAAGCAGAGCGAGGACACGGTCATCATCGCCCGCACGGACGCCTACGGCTCCGCCAACGGCGACTGGGAGGAGCACCTGGAGCGCGGGCGCATCTACGCGGACGCCGGCGTCGACCTCGTCTGGCCGGAGATGCCCGACCCCTCCCGGGAGGACGCGGTCGAGTACGCCGAGACCATCCACGAGACCCACCCCGACCTGAAGCTGGCGTTCAACTACTCCTCCTCGTTCGCGTGGTCCGAGGAGGAGGACCCGCTCACGTTCGCGGAGCTGGGTGACCTCGGCTACAAGTACGTCTTCATCACCCTGTTCGCGCTCCACTCGGGCGCGCACGCGGTCTACGAGGACCTCAAGAACCTCTCGGAGAACGCGGAGGAGGGGCAGTTCGACCTCGAAGGCCGGTACCTCGGCCACGAGACCGAGAGCCACCACCAGCTCTCGTTCGTCCCGCGTTACCAGGACATCGAGGCGCAGTTCGACCCCGAGGCCCAGGAGCGCATGCAGCGGTCCGCCGGGTTCAAGGAGGAGGAGTCGGACCCCATCTCCTCGTCGACGGACGACGACTGA
- the aceB gene encoding malate synthase AceB — protein sequence MAERKHDRKFVRTFFTTPTAVEGEEDSAKMLRGAIGLRGMKAPDVWVPDNEDATAPSMRDEGAENIVEVVAENGADFPGEIHPRVVWHRDSPATRYQGFQHILQIADPERGAIEHIDGFVIPEVGDIDDWKKADEFITIVENEHGLEEGSIAMSVIIESGQAELAMGQLREEMGKPTNNLERLFLLVDGEVDYTKDMRAITPTGELPPWPELRHNTSRGASAAGLIAVDGPYDDIRDVEGYHERMTENQAKGMLGIWSLTPGQVVEANQSPLPPETGSWLLDAGGRKVELDSEDGVEIYDGDRLSLEETGDGYVLRVGGDELELDEDELREELLDMTEYVPSMDDIVDSMEEFEAAKEAGRGAIAITQSATLRIDGVEIDVSKDRMWDEATYQAAMTPIALFKDVYRNRPDQHDELAEMYSEDVVERAMDVGA from the coding sequence ATGGCTGAACGCAAACACGACAGGAAGTTCGTCCGGACGTTCTTCACCACGCCGACGGCGGTCGAAGGCGAGGAGGACTCCGCCAAGATGCTCCGGGGAGCCATCGGGCTCCGCGGGATGAAAGCACCGGACGTCTGGGTCCCGGACAACGAGGACGCGACGGCCCCCTCGATGCGCGATGAGGGCGCGGAGAACATCGTCGAGGTCGTCGCCGAGAACGGCGCGGACTTCCCCGGCGAGATCCACCCGCGCGTCGTCTGGCACCGGGACAGCCCCGCGACCCGCTACCAGGGCTTCCAGCACATACTGCAGATCGCCGACCCCGAGCGGGGCGCGATCGAGCACATCGACGGCTTCGTCATCCCCGAGGTCGGCGACATCGACGACTGGAAGAAGGCCGACGAGTTCATCACCATCGTCGAGAACGAACACGGCCTCGAGGAGGGGAGCATCGCCATGTCCGTCATCATCGAGAGCGGGCAGGCCGAGCTAGCGATGGGCCAACTCCGCGAGGAGATGGGCAAGCCCACGAACAACCTCGAACGCCTGTTCCTCCTCGTGGACGGCGAGGTGGACTACACGAAGGACATGCGCGCGATCACGCCCACGGGCGAGTTGCCCCCGTGGCCCGAACTCCGCCACAACACCTCCCGGGGGGCGAGCGCCGCCGGACTCATCGCGGTCGACGGCCCGTACGACGACATCCGCGACGTCGAGGGCTACCACGAGCGCATGACCGAGAACCAGGCGAAGGGGATGCTCGGCATCTGGTCGCTGACGCCCGGGCAGGTCGTCGAGGCCAACCAGTCGCCGCTCCCGCCGGAGACCGGCAGCTGGCTCCTCGACGCCGGCGGTCGCAAGGTCGAACTCGACTCGGAGGACGGCGTCGAAATCTACGACGGCGACCGCCTGTCGCTGGAGGAGACCGGCGACGGGTACGTCCTCCGCGTCGGCGGCGACGAACTGGAACTGGACGAGGACGAACTCCGCGAGGAGTTGCTCGACATGACGGAGTACGTCCCGAGCATGGACGACATCGTCGACTCCATGGAGGAGTTCGAGGCGGCCAAGGAGGCCGGCAGGGGTGCCATCGCGATCACCCAGTCGGCGACGCTTCGGATCGACGGCGTCGAGATCGACGTCAGCAAGGATCGGATGTGGGACGAGGCCACCTACCAGGCGGCGATGACCCCCATCGCCCTGTTCAAGGACGTCTACCGGAACCGTCCAGACCAGCACGACGAACTGGCGGAGATGTACAGCGAGGACGTCGTGGAGCGCGCGATGGACGTCGGGGCCTGA
- a CDS encoding NADP-dependent malic enzyme encodes MGIEEDSLDYHRREPPGKIEISTTKPTNTQRDLSLAYSPGVAAPCLEIADDPDEAYAYTAKGNLVGVVSNGSAVLGLGDIGAQASKPVMEGKGVLFKRFADIDVFDIELDRTDPEDIIQTVTAMEPTFGGINLEDIKAPECFEIEERLREEMSIPVFHDDQHGTAIISGAALLNAADIAGKPLDDLDIVFSGAGASAIATARFYVSLGADRERITMCDSSGIITTGRAEAGDVNEFKQEFARDVPEGDLADAMAGADVFVGLSAGGIVDQGMVRSMADDPIIFAMANPDPEISYHDAKEARDDTVIMATGRSDYPNQVNNVLGFPFIFRGALDVRATEINEAMKVAAAEALARLARQDVPDAVVKAYGDQPLQYGPEYIIPKPLDPRVLFEVAPAVARAAMDSGAARGELETDAYVERLEARLGKSREMMRVVLNKAKSDPKRLVLAEGDDEKMIRAAYQIVEQGVAHPVLIGSRETIRRTADSLGLDFEPEIVDPEEDGLEAYADRLHELRRRKGVTRREAGELIEDGNYLGSVMVEMGDADAMLTGLMHHYPSALRPPLQVIGTAADANYAAGVYMLTFKNRVVFCADATVNLAPDEEVLAEIASHTAELARRFNVDPRVAFLSYSDFGSVRNEGTAKPRQAARMLRSDPDVDFPVDGEMQADTAVVEEMLTGTYSFSDLDEPANVLVFPNLEAGNIAYKLLQRLGGAEAIGPMLVGMDRPVHVLQRGDEVKDIVNLAGVAVVDAQERENDR; translated from the coding sequence ATGGGCATCGAGGAGGACTCACTCGACTACCACCGACGCGAGCCGCCGGGAAAGATCGAGATTTCGACGACGAAGCCGACGAACACGCAACGCGACCTCTCGCTTGCGTACTCGCCGGGCGTCGCCGCCCCCTGTCTCGAAATTGCCGACGATCCCGACGAGGCGTACGCCTACACCGCCAAGGGCAATCTGGTGGGCGTCGTCTCGAACGGCTCTGCCGTCCTTGGTCTGGGTGACATCGGGGCGCAGGCGTCGAAGCCGGTGATGGAGGGCAAGGGCGTGCTGTTCAAGCGCTTCGCCGACATCGACGTCTTCGATATCGAACTGGACCGGACGGACCCCGAAGACATCATCCAGACGGTGACGGCGATGGAGCCGACGTTCGGGGGGATCAACCTGGAGGACATCAAGGCGCCGGAGTGCTTCGAGATCGAAGAGCGCCTCCGCGAGGAGATGTCCATTCCGGTCTTCCACGACGATCAGCACGGCACCGCCATCATCTCCGGGGCGGCGCTGCTCAACGCCGCCGACATCGCCGGCAAACCCCTCGACGACCTCGACATCGTCTTCTCCGGGGCGGGCGCGAGCGCCATCGCCACCGCCCGCTTCTACGTCTCGCTCGGTGCCGACCGGGAGCGCATCACCATGTGCGACTCCTCGGGCATCATCACGACCGGACGCGCCGAGGCGGGCGACGTCAACGAGTTCAAACAGGAGTTCGCGCGGGACGTGCCGGAGGGTGACCTGGCGGACGCGATGGCGGGCGCGGACGTGTTCGTCGGCCTGTCGGCCGGCGGGATCGTCGATCAGGGGATGGTCCGCTCGATGGCCGACGATCCCATCATCTTCGCCATGGCGAACCCGGACCCCGAGATCAGCTACCACGACGCCAAGGAGGCGCGCGATGACACGGTGATCATGGCGACGGGGCGCTCTGACTACCCGAACCAGGTCAACAACGTCCTCGGGTTCCCCTTCATCTTCCGCGGCGCGCTCGACGTCCGCGCCACCGAAATCAACGAAGCCATGAAAGTCGCCGCGGCGGAGGCACTCGCACGGCTCGCACGACAGGACGTGCCGGACGCGGTGGTGAAGGCCTACGGCGACCAGCCCCTGCAGTACGGCCCCGAGTACATCATCCCCAAACCCCTCGACCCCCGCGTCCTCTTCGAGGTCGCGCCCGCGGTCGCGCGAGCCGCGATGGACAGCGGCGCGGCGCGCGGCGAACTCGAGACGGACGCCTACGTGGAACGTCTGGAGGCGCGCCTCGGGAAGTCCCGCGAGATGATGCGCGTCGTCCTCAACAAGGCCAAGAGCGACCCCAAACGGCTCGTGCTCGCGGAGGGCGACGACGAGAAGATGATCCGCGCGGCCTACCAGATCGTCGAACAGGGCGTCGCCCACCCGGTGCTCATCGGCAGTCGCGAGACGATCCGTCGGACCGCCGACTCGCTCGGGCTGGACTTCGAGCCGGAGATCGTCGATCCGGAGGAGGACGGTCTCGAGGCGTACGCCGACCGGCTCCACGAACTGCGCCGGCGCAAGGGCGTCACCCGCCGCGAGGCCGGGGAACTCATCGAGGACGGCAACTACCTGGGGAGCGTGATGGTGGAGATGGGCGACGCCGACGCGATGCTCACCGGCCTGATGCACCACTACCCGTCGGCGCTGCGCCCGCCGCTACAGGTGATCGGGACGGCGGCGGACGCGAACTACGCCGCCGGCGTCTACATGCTCACCTTCAAGAACCGCGTCGTCTTCTGCGCCGACGCGACGGTGAACCTCGCGCCGGACGAGGAGGTGCTGGCGGAGATCGCGAGCCACACCGCGGAACTCGCCCGCCGGTTCAACGTCGATCCCCGGGTGGCGTTCCTCTCGTACTCCGACTTCGGCTCCGTCAGAAACGAGGGCACCGCCAAGCCGCGCCAGGCGGCGCGGATGCTCCGCTCCGATCCCGACGTCGACTTTCCGGTGGACGGGGAGATGCAGGCGGACACGGCGGTCGTCGAGGAGATGCTCACCGGCACCTACAGCTTCTCCGACCTCGACGAACCCGCCAACGTCCTCGTCTTCCCGAATCTGGAGGCCGGCAACATCGCCTACAAGCTCCTCCAGCGGCTGGGCGGGGCGGAGGCGATCGGGCCGATGCTGGTGGGGATGGACCGGCCCGTCCACGTCCTCCAGCGCGGTGACGAGGTCAAGGACATCGTCAACCTGGCGGGGGTGGCGGTGGTGGACGCCCAGGAGCGCGAGAACGACCGCTGA
- a CDS encoding COX15/CtaA family protein: MGHRFRTLVGASAGLTFLLVLLGVYTAAAGAGLTCNARWPLCDGAVFGLFPANWASFVEWFHRLVAMVTGFVILGTTISAWRSGVERRVRYALALATLVLPSQIVLGALTVTRYELLILTAHFVTAMAIFTGVVLAALWTFDGGRDRAGRAALAAVVALPVVAALTPRLLVDYVPAAQVAYYAVGLAGYAALLGTTTWADDATPALARGATTLAAAILFVLLVVGRQVFGDRGQLLVLAGTVFAFTLAGVALWLTSRAASVDAPSGGLPGGD; this comes from the coding sequence ATGGGTCACCGCTTTCGCACCCTCGTCGGGGCTTCGGCGGGGCTGACGTTCCTGCTCGTCCTGCTCGGGGTCTACACGGCGGCGGCCGGCGCGGGGTTGACCTGCAACGCCCGCTGGCCGCTGTGTGACGGCGCGGTCTTCGGACTGTTCCCCGCCAACTGGGCCAGTTTCGTCGAGTGGTTCCACCGCCTCGTCGCCATGGTCACCGGCTTCGTCATCCTCGGGACGACGATCTCGGCGTGGCGGTCGGGCGTCGAGCGGCGCGTTCGGTACGCGCTGGCGCTCGCGACGCTCGTCCTCCCGTCGCAGATCGTCCTCGGCGCGCTCACCGTCACGCGATACGAACTGCTCATCCTCACGGCGCACTTCGTCACCGCGATGGCCATCTTCACGGGCGTCGTCCTCGCGGCGCTGTGGACGTTCGACGGGGGCCGGGATCGCGCCGGGAGGGCCGCGCTCGCCGCCGTCGTCGCGCTTCCCGTGGTCGCGGCGCTGACGCCGCGACTCCTCGTCGACTACGTCCCGGCGGCGCAGGTCGCGTACTACGCCGTCGGTCTCGCGGGCTACGCCGCGCTCCTCGGAACGACCACGTGGGCCGACGACGCGACGCCGGCGCTCGCCCGCGGCGCGACGACGCTCGCGGCGGCCATCCTCTTCGTGCTCCTCGTCGTCGGGCGGCAGGTGTTCGGGGATCGAGGGCAACTGCTGGTCCTCGCCGGCACCGTCTTCGCGTTCACCCTCGCCGGCGTGGCGCTCTGGCTGACCTCGCGGGCCGCGAGCGTCGACGCGCCCTCCGGCGGACTCCCCGGCGGCGACTGA
- a CDS encoding basic amino acid ABC transporter substrate-binding protein — translation MSDGRSLGRRAYLKAVGAGSAVALAGCLTGGGGGDGGGGNGTGNGSGNDTGNATDGGGGGGEIVAGTAPGFPPFEIMKGGELTGFDIELLEAVVAETNYELTGWKTFDFKSLIPALNDGAIDVIAAAMTINEERKQSIAFTNPYYEADQSILVAKGSDFSPSKLGDLSGHPIGAQKGTTGEQIIKDQLIKPGKLDPSNYKAYDNYVLAVTDLENGNIDAVVLDKPVAQTFQQQRDVKIAFTYKTGEVYGFGARKDADPLVQALNQGLKAVKENGTYEELRNKWFSEA, via the coding sequence ATGAGTGACGGAAGATCTCTCGGGCGGAGAGCATATCTGAAAGCGGTCGGTGCCGGGTCGGCAGTCGCGCTCGCGGGCTGTCTCACCGGCGGCGGTGGCGGCGACGGCGGCGGTGGAAACGGAACCGGAAACGGATCGGGTAACGACACCGGTAACGCGACGGACGGCGGCGGTGGCGGCGGGGAGATCGTCGCCGGTACGGCCCCGGGCTTCCCCCCGTTCGAGATCATGAAGGGCGGCGAGCTGACCGGGTTCGACATCGAACTGCTGGAGGCCGTCGTCGCGGAGACGAACTACGAACTCACCGGGTGGAAGACGTTCGACTTCAAGTCGCTCATCCCGGCGCTCAACGACGGTGCCATCGACGTCATCGCGGCCGCGATGACGATCAACGAGGAGCGAAAGCAGTCCATCGCGTTCACGAACCCCTACTACGAGGCCGACCAGTCGATCCTCGTGGCGAAGGGCAGTGACTTCTCGCCCTCGAAGCTCGGCGACCTCTCGGGCCACCCGATCGGGGCGCAGAAGGGGACCACCGGTGAGCAGATCATCAAGGATCAGCTCATTAAGCCGGGGAAGCTCGACCCGTCGAACTACAAGGCGTACGATAACTACGTCCTCGCGGTGACGGACCTGGAGAACGGCAACATCGACGCCGTCGTCCTCGACAAGCCCGTCGCCCAGACGTTCCAGCAGCAGCGCGACGTGAAGATCGCGTTCACGTACAAGACGGGCGAGGTGTACGGCTTCGGCGCGCGCAAGGACGCCGACCCGCTCGTTCAGGCGCTCAACCAGGGGCTGAAGGCGGTCAAGGAGAACGGGACCTACGAGGAACTGCGGAACAAGTGGTTCAGCGAGGCGTAA
- a CDS encoding amino acid ABC transporter permease, whose translation MDPSPWLVPLQGPWADLLPTQAEDWEFILANVWYLFAGLVVTIMLTVTSLLLGFLAGFPAGAIEVYGRGPLRSAIRAAGVALRGTPILVILVIVFFVVPIPFPKSDVTIPTPWMPVTFNQGAFAAATLGLGLRSAAYQSQTFRGALQSVSEGQMEAARSIGLSKLEAIRFVITPQALRRSIPGFQNEFTIVLKDTSIAIVIGVADLFFRGNAIFIQQTTATLELFLFISLIYFVLTFVTNRSLDYLGRYYAIPGGNS comes from the coding sequence ATGGATCCGTCGCCCTGGCTGGTACCGCTGCAGGGACCGTGGGCCGACCTGCTCCCGACGCAGGCCGAGGACTGGGAGTTCATCCTCGCTAACGTCTGGTACCTCTTTGCGGGCCTCGTCGTGACGATCATGCTCACGGTCACGAGCCTCCTGCTCGGCTTCCTCGCCGGCTTCCCCGCCGGAGCCATCGAGGTGTACGGTCGCGGACCGCTCCGGAGCGCGATCCGCGCTGCGGGCGTCGCGCTCCGGGGGACGCCGATCCTCGTCATCCTCGTCATCGTGTTCTTCGTGGTACCGATCCCGTTTCCGAAGTCCGACGTCACGATCCCGACGCCGTGGATGCCGGTGACGTTCAACCAGGGGGCGTTCGCCGCCGCGACGCTCGGTCTCGGTCTGCGGAGCGCGGCCTACCAGTCGCAGACCTTCCGCGGGGCGCTCCAGAGCGTCAGCGAGGGCCAGATGGAGGCCGCCCGGTCGATCGGGCTGTCGAAACTGGAGGCGATCCGGTTCGTCATCACGCCGCAGGCCCTCAGGCGATCGATCCCGGGCTTCCAGAACGAGTTCACCATCGTGCTGAAGGACACGAGCATCGCCATCGTCATCGGGGTGGCGGACCTGTTCTTCCGCGGAAACGCCATCTTCATCCAGCAGACCACGGCGACGCTCGAACTGTTCCTGTTCATCAGCCTCATCTACTTCGTGTTGACGTTCGTCACGAACCGCTCGCTCGACTACCTCGGACGGTACTACGCGATCCCCGGAGGAAACTCGTGA
- a CDS encoding amino acid ABC transporter ATP-binding protein, translated as MSQNPLLRVENLQKSYGAEEVLKDVSFDIERRDVEVIIGPSGSGKSTLLRCVNRLTEFQGGDVYLDGQSILDMDVNDLRRRVGMVFQDINLFAHLTARENVSLGPRRVLGVGREEANATADRYLAQVGLSDQADSYPAELSGGQKQRVGIARALAMDPELLLFDEPTSALDPELVGEVLEVMRDLAEEGMTMLVVTHEMGFARRAATNLMFLDDGYVVERGPPAQLFEAPERDRTAEFLRRLTALEEGPA; from the coding sequence GTGAGTCAGAACCCACTACTGCGCGTCGAGAACCTGCAGAAGTCGTACGGAGCGGAGGAGGTACTCAAGGACGTCAGCTTCGACATCGAGCGGCGCGACGTCGAGGTCATCATCGGCCCCAGCGGGAGCGGAAAGAGCACGCTCTTGCGCTGCGTGAACCGCCTCACCGAGTTCCAGGGCGGCGACGTCTACCTGGACGGGCAGTCGATCCTCGACATGGACGTGAACGACCTCCGCCGGCGCGTCGGGATGGTCTTCCAGGACATCAACCTCTTCGCGCACCTCACCGCCCGCGAGAACGTCTCGCTCGGCCCGCGTCGCGTCCTCGGCGTGGGTCGCGAGGAGGCGAACGCAACGGCTGACCGCTACCTCGCGCAGGTCGGGCTCTCGGACCAGGCCGACTCGTACCCGGCGGAACTCTCCGGCGGGCAGAAACAGCGCGTCGGCATCGCCCGCGCGCTGGCGATGGATCCCGAACTCCTCCTGTTCGACGAGCCGACGAGCGCGCTCGACCCCGAACTCGTCGGCGAGGTGCTCGAGGTGATGCGCGACCTCGCCGAGGAGGGGATGACGATGCTCGTGGTCACCCACGAGATGGGGTTCGCCCGCCGGGCGGCCACGAACCTCATGTTCCTCGACGACGGGTACGTCGTCGAGCGCGGCCCGCCCGCCCAGTTGTTCGAGGCCCCCGAGCGCGACCGGACCGCCGAGTTCCTCCGGCGGTTGACGGCCCTCGAAGAGGGACCCGCATGA
- a CDS encoding amino acid ABC transporter permease, with translation MSGVGGETVTRTRVGLPSWQRIGTAVGALFWGWLIVRWIALWAGYSRPFLPSAPFVRAEEGLHIDAEVIGSTGGPLAIPADVVAGLLSWLGDVAGFVAIAATSLPDLAAGAWLTVVLTVASILLGLPIAVALSVARIYGGPVSRSLSLGYIELIRGTPLLAQLFVIYYGLNLSAYFQTFTAGPLPAAAVWVAVVGFTINSAAYQAEYIRAAVESVDAGQLTAARAVGLSKLDGIRYVVLPQGLRYAIPGWTNELVYLIKYSSLATFIVVPELFTRADDIASETFQYQDVFLLVALFYLALVLSATVFMDRVEQAVAIPGVGVRGGR, from the coding sequence ATGAGCGGCGTGGGCGGGGAGACCGTCACGCGGACGCGGGTCGGTCTCCCCTCCTGGCAGCGGATCGGCACGGCCGTCGGCGCGCTGTTCTGGGGGTGGCTGATCGTCCGCTGGATCGCGCTGTGGGCTGGCTACAGCCGGCCGTTCCTCCCGAGCGCGCCGTTCGTGCGCGCCGAGGAGGGGTTACACATCGACGCCGAGGTCATCGGATCGACGGGCGGACCGCTCGCGATCCCCGCGGACGTCGTCGCTGGCCTCCTGTCGTGGCTCGGCGACGTCGCCGGGTTCGTCGCCATCGCGGCCACGAGCCTGCCGGACCTGGCGGCCGGGGCGTGGCTGACCGTCGTCCTCACCGTCGCGAGCATCCTGCTCGGACTCCCCATCGCCGTCGCGCTGAGCGTCGCACGCATCTACGGCGGACCGGTCTCGCGCTCCCTGTCGCTCGGCTACATCGAACTCATCCGGGGGACGCCGCTGCTCGCTCAGCTGTTCGTCATCTACTACGGGCTGAATCTCTCGGCGTACTTCCAGACGTTCACCGCCGGTCCGCTCCCCGCCGCCGCCGTGTGGGTGGCCGTCGTCGGCTTCACGATCAACAGCGCGGCGTACCAGGCGGAGTACATCCGCGCGGCCGTCGAGTCCGTCGACGCCGGGCAGTTGACCGCCGCACGCGCCGTCGGCCTGTCGAAGCTGGACGGCATCCGCTACGTCGTCCTGCCCCAGGGCCTGCGCTACGCCATCCCGGGGTGGACGAACGAACTCGTCTACCTCATCAAGTACTCCTCGCTGGCGACGTTCATCGTCGTCCCCGAGCTGTTCACCAGGGCCGACGACATCGCCAGCGAGACGTTCCAGTACCAGGACGTCTTCCTGCTCGTCGCGCTGTTCTATCTCGCGCTGGTGCTCTCGGCGACGGTGTTCATGGACCGCGTCGAGCAGGCGGTGGCGATCCCCGGCGTGGGCGTTCGCGGCGGCCGCTGA
- a CDS encoding Na+/H+ antiporter NhaC family protein, producing the protein MALESIDAGVWSLVPALVAISLAWYTRDALIGLFLGVASAGVVYGAFVPKTVGVPAGVQTGPVGIALGALFGLKTVPQLVATAPLFSDAWYVENVLIAIFAIGGLIGLMIRAGAIQGVLEALAARADSPADAEKAAFLAGIAVHIDDYFNCLVVGSMMRPLTDRYDVSRAKLAYYVDSAGSPAARLAFYSTWGAAMIGFIGAGLVEAQKQGTLPGSMGSYVEGTGESASAVTREIWPLFFNTLFTGFYSWIALAIAALVAWQVFPNLREMHSEERRARNGGGVVGEDHDPMISEEMAAYDMYEGATPDWRNFAFPILVMIAVGLGAMFWRANPVISAPQMTLAASLAGYELWLPAGGKWSFDIGGVHLGLAATAAMIVAFVAYRLQGNIPSNDDATDALMRGFKGIFLAAVILMLASSIQNAVTTLGISNFVTDWFRGVPAWIVPVSVFLVTSFVSFSDGSSWSTYGIMFPIAIPIAFASGANLPLVLGAVFSGGIFGDHSSPISDTTVLASSTSGSDHMVHVRTQIPYALVSAGIAALLFLLFGLLLPEGFRVIPY; encoded by the coding sequence ATGGCACTCGAGAGCATCGACGCCGGCGTCTGGTCGCTCGTCCCGGCGCTGGTCGCCATCAGTCTGGCGTGGTACACCCGCGATGCCCTCATCGGGCTGTTCCTGGGCGTGGCGAGCGCCGGCGTCGTCTACGGCGCGTTCGTCCCGAAGACGGTGGGCGTTCCCGCGGGGGTCCAGACGGGGCCGGTCGGGATCGCGCTGGGGGCGCTCTTCGGACTGAAGACCGTTCCCCAGCTCGTGGCGACGGCCCCGCTGTTCAGCGACGCGTGGTACGTCGAGAACGTCCTGATCGCGATCTTCGCCATCGGCGGCCTGATCGGATTGATGATCCGCGCGGGGGCGATCCAGGGGGTGCTGGAGGCGCTCGCCGCGCGGGCCGACTCGCCCGCCGACGCCGAGAAGGCCGCCTTCCTCGCCGGGATCGCCGTCCACATCGACGACTACTTCAACTGCCTCGTGGTCGGCTCGATGATGCGCCCGCTGACCGATCGCTACGACGTCTCGCGGGCAAAACTCGCCTACTACGTCGACTCGGCGGGGAGCCCCGCCGCCCGCCTCGCGTTCTACTCGACGTGGGGGGCGGCGATGATCGGCTTCATCGGCGCGGGACTGGTCGAGGCGCAGAAACAGGGCACCCTCCCCGGATCGATGGGGAGCTACGTCGAGGGGACCGGTGAATCCGCTTCGGCGGTCACCCGGGAGATCTGGCCGCTCTTCTTCAACACGCTCTTCACGGGTTTCTACTCGTGGATCGCGCTCGCCATCGCGGCACTGGTCGCCTGGCAGGTGTTCCCGAACCTGCGGGAGATGCACAGCGAGGAGCGACGCGCCCGGAACGGCGGGGGCGTCGTCGGCGAGGACCACGACCCGATGATCAGCGAGGAGATGGCCGCCTACGACATGTACGAGGGTGCGACGCCCGACTGGCGCAACTTCGCGTTCCCGATCCTCGTGATGATCGCCGTCGGGCTCGGGGCGATGTTCTGGCGGGCGAATCCCGTGATCAGCGCCCCCCAGATGACACTCGCCGCCTCGCTCGCCGGGTACGAACTGTGGCTCCCGGCCGGCGGGAAGTGGTCGTTCGACATCGGCGGCGTCCACCTCGGCCTCGCCGCCACGGCCGCGATGATCGTCGCGTTCGTCGCGTACCGCCTCCAGGGGAACATCCCCTCTAACGACGACGCGACCGACGCGCTCATGCGGGGCTTCAAGGGGATCTTCCTCGCGGCGGTCATCCTCATGCTCGCGAGTTCGATCCAGAACGCCGTCACCACGCTCGGCATCTCGAACTTCGTCACCGACTGGTTCCGCGGCGTCCCGGCGTGGATCGTCCCCGTGAGCGTCTTCCTCGTCACCAGCTTCGTCAGCTTCTCCGACGGCAGTTCGTGGTCGACCTACGGCATCATGTTCCCCATCGCCATCCCCATCGCGTTCGCGAGCGGCGCGAACCTGCCGCTCGTGCTCGGGGCGGTCTTCTCGGGGGGCATCTTCGGCGACCACTCCTCGCCTATCTCCGACACCACGGTGCTCGCCTCCTCGACCAGCGGCAGCGACCACATGGTCCACGTCCGCACGCAGATCCCCTACGCGCTCGTCTCCGCGGGGATCGCCGCCCTCCTGTTTCTCCTGTTCGGGCTGCTGTTGCCCGAGGGGTTCCGGGTCATTCCCTACTAG